The Mesotoga sp. UBA6090 genome includes a window with the following:
- a CDS encoding thermonuclease family protein, with amino-acid sequence MNSTVAFHLRFAKALLIVFTLMFASLAISLTPIVLDISGEELVYAREFIDLSASFREMEEGQVERIDDAAHMDVAIGRFFPKVRLIGVRLPREEPPFIPYLERANTLMGNVLLDSDVFISYVAFRYDSDSNYLSYLWFPYELEGTEVLISANLLLVMNGLCDYVPETNVKGKLYEYMEQAKHNAKSNRIGIWSEDENPETSLEARIHTSEKKTSNRTLSITVTGDFDTAYSGYIDIQRSYPNTKIRQEIRGTIPHVHVIELDESWDNQYFSLTASIVPKTKNKDLTATVRFNNEVLTSGSIGPYTGGRVFIYLMLVKYSLD; translated from the coding sequence GTGAATTCTACGGTCGCTTTTCACCTCCGGTTTGCAAAGGCTTTACTGATAGTGTTTACTTTAATGTTTGCATCTCTTGCGATTTCTCTTACTCCCATTGTTCTTGACATCTCGGGAGAAGAATTGGTTTACGCAAGGGAGTTTATCGATCTAAGCGCCTCCTTTAGAGAAATGGAAGAAGGGCAAGTAGAAAGAATAGATGACGCCGCTCATATGGATGTTGCAATTGGGAGGTTTTTTCCCAAGGTGAGACTGATTGGAGTAAGACTTCCAAGAGAAGAACCACCCTTCATTCCTTATTTGGAGAGAGCAAACACACTAATGGGAAATGTGCTTCTAGATAGCGATGTCTTCATTTCATACGTTGCTTTCAGATACGATTCTGATTCTAATTATCTGTCCTATCTGTGGTTTCCTTATGAACTTGAAGGTACGGAGGTTTTGATATCTGCTAATCTCCTTCTGGTTATGAATGGACTCTGTGATTACGTTCCTGAAACTAACGTCAAAGGAAAGCTTTATGAATACATGGAACAGGCTAAGCATAACGCGAAGAGCAACCGGATCGGAATTTGGAGCGAGGATGAGAACCCTGAAACCTCTCTCGAGGCAAGAATCCACACTAGTGAAAAGAAAACTTCCAACAGAACTCTTTCGATTACAGTTACAGGAGACTTCGATACAGCTTACAGCGGTTATATTGACATTCAGAGGTCGTACCCAAACACGAAGATCAGACAGGAGATCAGGGGAACAATCCCCCATGTACATGTTATCGAGCTGGATGAATCATGGGACAATCAATACTTCTCGCTCACTGCGAGCATTGTGCCAAAGACAAAGAACAAAGATTTGACGGCTACCGTTCGATTCAACAACGAAGTTCTCACATCTGGGTCAATCGGGCCCTATACAGGAGGCAGAGTCTTTATATATCTTATGCTGGTCAAGTATTCACTTGACTGA